In Aegilops tauschii subsp. strangulata cultivar AL8/78 chromosome 3, Aet v6.0, whole genome shotgun sequence, one genomic interval encodes:
- the LOC141042641 gene encoding replication protein A 70 kDa DNA-binding subunit D-like translates to MDEAEGGFTPVSQLNPSPEPRYRVRVRISRMWESFNPNNGTVFGLDTLLIDDEGGAMQARVHRKGKKRLEERLIEGKVYTLSDFEVCQSKGNYIKCRNPFMMNIGARTVVDEIDGGVNMIPLHHFDFVDFGDVPPLMGCNNSSLTDINFTDVIGQVVEVWPIQQVPKKLRVIEFCSLRIQDFSGKELDVTLYGKLGHEFYAEKDAKFLCTSTLKEIDCTQGWYYLGCVHCRQSICRDGSEFWCSQCDPVNKKRKRPVLRYKLNAMVEDDTATMNLMIFAEEAQGLIGITAEELLKEITDYGRCTMPAAISDILGSTHTFQVAVGNQSLSFVVKWVLDDDELTLLQHSGSVQLSVQATTILC, encoded by the exons ATGGATGAAGCTGAGGGTGGGTTCACCCCAGTGTCTCAGTTGAACCCGTCACCGGAGCCCAGGTACAGAGTCCGGGTGCGCATCTCGCGGATGTGGGAGTCCTTCAACCCAAATAATGGCACGGTGTTCGGCCTCGACACCCTTCTCATTGACGATGAG GGTGGTGCCATGCAAGCCCGTGTACATCGAAAAGGTAAAAAGCGTCTCGAAGAGCGGTTAATTGAAGGGAAGGTCTACACACTGTCAGATTTTGAAGTTTGTCAAAGCAAGGGGAACTACATCAAATGTAGGAACCCCTTCAtgatgaacattggagcacggACGGTGGTAGATGAGATCGATGGAGGTGTCAACATGATACCTCTCCACCACTTTGATTTTGTTGATTTTGGTGATGTTCCTCCTTTGATGGGCTGCAACAATAGCTCATTGACAG ATATAAACTTCACAGATGTTATTGGCCAAGTAGTAGAAGTTTGGCCCATACAGCAGGTCCCGAAAAAACTCCGTGTGATAGAATTTTGCAGCTTACGGATTCAGGATTTCAG TGGAAAGGAACTGGATGTCACACTGTATGGAAAGCTTGGTCATGAGTTTTACGCAGAG AAGGATGCCAAATTTTTGTGCACATCCACCCTGAAAGAGATAGACTGCACCCAAGGTTGGTATTATCTTGGATGCGTCCACTGCAGACAGTCGATCTGCAGGGACGGAAGCGAATTCTGGTGCAGCCAGTGTGACCCAGTGAACAAGAAGCGGAAGAGGCCGGTATTACG GTACAAGCTAAATGCAATGGTGGAGGATGACACTGCAACCATGAACTTGATGATCTTTGCCGAGGAGGCGCAGGGACTGATCGGTATCACGGCAGAAGAACTTTTGAAAGAGATCACCGATTATGGCAGGTGCACCATGCCAGCTGCAATCTCAGATATTCTTGGCTCGACCCACACCTTTCAAGTTGCCGTGGGCAACCAGAGCTTGAGCTTCGTTGTGAAATGGGTCCTGGACGATGATGAGTTGACACTGCTCCAGCATAGTGGGTCAGTTCAGTTGTCAGTACAGGCGACAACAATCCTTTGCTGA